AATAAATGGTTCAGTGGTGGCTGGATATGGTGAATGATTGAATTGAGGAAACTTGCCTCCGAGTTTGTTGATATCGGAGGGCTGATGAatgatttaaatttccaataaaaaaGGAACGTAAGACAAATGGTTATTAACtaaattattatacaaatcactttaaaagacttttataaatactaaatGACAACAAAGTGAATATTTTTctgaaatttatttgtgtttgcACAAGAACtattttcaaatttgaattatatttttttcaagtattttttattatattaagacTCCAAGCCAACGCTCTTAAGAGAGTATCTCCGAAGACAACTTGGCTTGATTTGCATgggaaattttatttctttgagCTAAAACTAAACTATGTAAACGCACACATCATTTGCGTTGAgctaaaactaattaaattgGTATCCCTGAGGGAAGTCAAAATATCCTTCCTTGCTTAGCCCCGCCGCTCCTGCTGCTTGGCAATCGCTTTCAATTGTTTGTTCCGGTGCTTGAGTTTCTGCTGAAGCTGCCGCTTGAACTGCGTTTCCCTGCTCAGGATCTGCAGATCCTCGGGTGAGCAGGTGGCCAGTCGTTGCTTTTGCTCGGCTATCAGCTCCTTGGTCAACTGGATCTTGGTCCTGGACACCTGGACGTAGAGCATCCGCCGGCGCTGCAGCTCCTGGCGGTGCAAGAATAAAGCGTAGGCGACAGATGCTTCCATTCCGCTGGCTTACTGGCGAATGAGTGCCACGATTGAGATTGGGTGGGTTTTTAAGCTACCTCCTCCTGTATGACCTCCTCCTGTTACGTACAGGTcatttttatctgttttttgCCTGTCCTGCGGGTTTCCTGATTTTTCGCGGCCAATCCCTTGCCGTTTTACCTGAGTGCTTAGGTCTCCGACTTAGGTCTCTAACTGCCTGCCCACACAGGTAACAGATGGTCTATCGTCCGCCCAAGTTTCTTTCCTGCTCCTTCGTGCCGGCCCATTAATGCACTTTAGGCCAAAATCCTTCGCATATGGCCGACAGGCATTGGTTTTCTTTGCCCTGGTCCAAGTTAGGTAAACTTTTGCCGGAAGCCACGAAAAAGAGAGGGATAGGCGGGGCCGATGTGGTAGATAGCCACACATCCAGCAAACTTCTTGGTCATGCAGCTCCGCTGCCAAAAATCCAATGCAATTTTTGGGCCATCCATCTAAAGAATGGTCCATACACACCCACCCGCCCGCTGGACAACCCACTCAACGACAGGATGGCACGCACGTCCTGGAGAGTCCGGCGTATGCATCAATAATTCTCCCAGCATGCGACTTCACTGCGGGAAAACTCTATTTACTAAGTTAAATGGATTtcgaaatttattaatttaaataaataactttggaaataatacattttttaaaactgtatggaaaaatgtttattttaaattttaaaataattaaaagtatttacacttataaaattaaaggttaaaaaattaagaaaatataacaaatgtcgacaataaaaatattgtgaaAACTAACCCTAAGTTTATAATTGCCATGCTTtacattgtttttattttatgttaaattgaGTGTTActaaaaattgtgttaaaacggaattgaataatttatatatttcattttctttattttgaaaagtTTAAACTTGTATACAGTTTAATTTCAATAATATAGTTTTTCAATATCATTTTAATtagtattttcattgtttgtATTCTTTTTCCCAGAACCGTATCCCTTTCTAGACTTTCGCACTCGTTTTTCCGTGTTGACCCGGCCTAAGACCCCGACCCGGAACCCGACCCGAGCCCAGAGCCGTGTCTAATGCCACACCAACACTTTGAGGTTTATTAATTCGCATGAACTTCGTCCGGCTGCACGACCCTGCGCTCATTTTTCATGCTGCCCGGGCAACGAAAGCCACAATTAAAAATTGCTTATGAACGGAAATGGCAGACAAAAAAGCAAAAGGGGGAAAAACTGCTCCTCGTGGAGAAGCTTGGCTGGGCCAACTTTCAGTCTAAAGCATAATCTGAGCCATGGAAAAGCTATCAAAGTTTTCCGGGGGGTGTACGAAAAACTTAATTTCCTATTTCCCTTCCAGTTTCCGCTCACTTCTACATATATCGCTCATACTCCCACTCCTGCATTTAGTGTAAACTGTGCGCAtcattattttgaaatttttgacACTTTTTTCGCTCGATGGTGCTAAGCTACTTGTAAATCAGCCCAAGCTCATCTCTCTTCCTCTATCTAGtgtcttttatatatatgtgtgtgtaagtgtgagtgagtgtgtcacATTTCCGGCGGAAGTGAAAGCagaaaacttggttcgttttCCTCTTCGCTAAATGGCATCAAGAAATGCAGCATCGTCGCCTCGGAGGAACAGAGACATTGACTGATGATGATGAGCACGATGATGTAAATGGGATTTTAGTGCCGCACATGACAATAGTAAACTTCTCCTTCTTTAGCAGCCGGAATCATAAGCTCTGATGTCTCTGTTCAGAATATCTGCTCAGGGCTCTTGTGACATGCAAGTAAATTGCCTTGGTAAATTTATTGTGCAATTACAAGGAAATCTAATGAACGAAGAGGGGGATGGGGCCTTGAAAAAGTGCCAGTACAGAATGAAGGCACTCAATTTGGTTTAGAAAAAGGCAACCTAACGTCTTACAAGGATAAATATAAGTAATCGTTTTACTCAAGTTAGATATGTTTTGTATAAGTGTGTGAAGTCGAGTTTAATGGATAAATACAtctatattattaataaaaatactttctaAAATGTTCTTATTATGAGTTTTAATAAGCCGAATACATATTGTACTATTACAAGGTCTTGTATTTTTCAGAacgataaatataaaaaatgtttttatccTTTGAGCTTTAGCACCTCGTTTACTGATCTTTGTTTCTTTCTTTAAATCTACTAGAACGTACAAAGAGTTAGTTCAGAATATGTTTGTCTACTTAATTTTGTCTACtcaaatttgttttccttAAGTGatcttacaaaatattttcatcttTTGGTCTTATGAAATCAAACATAATATCCAGACTCTCAGCTAACGCAGAATCTTCTACCTTTGTTACAGTTTCCAAGGAAAGCTAGGCCATCGCCTATCCTGCGACCACGAAATGGCTTTGCCCCATGTCCTGGCACTGTTGCCCCTCCTTTGCTCCATCTCTGCCCTCAGCCTGCCGAACATGACCGCAACGGACGCAGCGGTGGCCGGTGGTGGGATTTCGCCCATCCTTGTCGCCGGAAATCCCAGCAGTCTAGGCAGCGGCAATTTAAGCCTGAGCGGAGTCGGCGGATTGGCCGGCAGCAATCCCGGCGGACAATCGGTACCGGATTCCGGGGGAGGTAGCGGCGTCTCTGCGGGCGGCTCGCCGGCGGGTGGCAGCGGCGGCGCCTCCGGCGGTGGCAGCAACAGCGGcctcggcggcagcggcaacaactcCGCCATGATCCAGGGCCAGAAGAGCAACCAGTACGAGAAGTGCGCTGGGCCCGGGGATCCCGGTCCCTGCAAGCAGTACATCTACAAGTGGCGCTACGAGCCGACCACCAACGAGTGCACCAACTTCATTTGGGGCGGTTGTGAAGGAAATCCGCAGAACCGCTTTGGCACTGAGGCCGAGTGCCTTTTCCACTGCATCGGAGGACCACGTAAGCATTCATCGAACTCAactaaaagtatttaattcggatcttaaaaatacagaaaaacaGGTTTTTATTCTGTTCAAAATTAGTTACATTGATGATAGtatcttataatttttataccataCATCCCATGATGAATATGTGAAAGAACACAATTATTTGAAGCATATTTTTaggcaaaattttaaaatatttttgaagattgtctttaagaatttattaaaaaataaaaactattatttgttttataatatacTGATTAACCTTAATGTTTTCAAATTCCAAGTCAAGAATATGCAATTCGACACTAAATTGCTGTAGAATTGTAGGAATAGTTGATAATTTAGCATCATGTTACTTTTCCTCGATTAATTTTCCGAACTCATGCGACCCAATAATAATCCCAATTGACGTCCCATCTCTCGCAGACACTCTGCCCCCGTTCCTGCAGTCCACCACCCGAGAGCCGAGCACCACGGAGAGCTCCATGCTCCTCGGTTTGCCGTACACCCAGAGTCCGGCCCAATCGCCGGACGGAATGGGCGGAGCCGTGGGTCGGGACGGAACGACGCCCGTGCCCATCGAACAGCGCGGCCCCGAGCTCACTTTCGCGGAGACGGGCCAAGGCAAAACTTTCATTTTCGCCAAGAACAACACGTTCATCCAAATGGACGGCGACATCATACAGACATTTCAATTAAGGTGAGTGGGAGTGGGACTGGGAGCCCGGGTGCTGAGGGTCCACTGACCACCTGGCAGGTGGCAGGTCCTCGGGTCCTCTGCATGCCACTTCAATTGGCCGTGCTGCAACGGTCGCGTCATTTAGCGGATTGTTGGCCTTTTGGCTCAAAAGTGCTTGATTCGCTTAACCCTTGACCTCAAGGGGCTTTTTCGCAAAAGtattaaccttttttaataaataaatttaattagcattttaaaataaaacattaaataacataataaatcacaattaaatatatattttaaaaacatcctTTTCTGAAATTTCataacattaaaaaacaatagtgttgtattataaaaaaaatgtagcatttattgattttttaagacAAGTTGTTAAACTGTTTTCCGGGTGCATCGATTGCGTGTCTTTCAATACCTCCAATAACCACAAATTATAAAGTCTCTAGCGAATTTGTGAAAtcgaaaacaattaaatctgaCATTTGAGTGAGTTggaataaaagcaaaaaatcaATCCGACAGCCAAAGCTATTAGGTCTAAAAAAACTACaagctttttataaaataccaCGATACCCATGGGGTTAAGAGCGAATGCTGTGCACCCGAGCAATTAGCCAAACTGACGTTGCCTTCACAGTGTGAAAATTGATTTTCTCTTAACAGTTTTCTTGGTGCACTGGAATCTTATCGGTAGCTTacacaaaacaacaaaaaggaaagggagaaacaaaaagaagacCCGAAAACCAGGTCAAAAGTTAATTTTCTGCTCAA
This window of the Drosophila biarmipes strain raj3 chromosome 3L, RU_DBia_V1.1, whole genome shotgun sequence genome carries:
- the LOC108035048 gene encoding uncharacterized protein LOC108035048 encodes the protein MEASVAYALFLHRQELQRRRMLYVQVSRTKIQLTKELIAEQKQRLATCSPEDLQILSRETQFKRQLQQKLKHRNKQLKAIAKQQERRG